A window of Candidatus Curtissbacteria bacterium genomic DNA:
ATATTCGGGCCACGAGGCGAAGGTCGCAGCAACCTTAAAACAAAGAGTCGACGCTCAACACCTCCAAGATAAAATCCTGGACATTCTTGTTCCGACACAAGAAAAGATAGAAATAAAAGAGGGCAAGAAAAACACCGTCAAGGAAAAACTCTTTCCCGGCTATCTTTTAATAAGAATGATTCTGGACGACAACACCTGGCTTGCGGTCAGAACAACCCCAGGCATCACAAGCTTTGTCGGCAACTTCAACAGACCGACTCCAATTCCGGAAGAAGAAGTCACCAGCATCAAAAGATTTATGCAAATGGAAGCGCCGAAATTCAAAACCGCGTTTTCTATTGGCGAAGCGGTCAAGATTGTCGACGGTCCATTTTCCGAATTTCTGGGATCAATTTCCGAAATCGACGAAGAAAAAGGCAAGCTCAAACTTATGGTATCAATTTTTGGACGTGAGACACCGGTAGAATTGGACTTCCTCCAGGTCGCAAAGCTCT
This region includes:
- the nusG gene encoding transcription termination/antitermination protein NusG, with translation MDDQNQNEPKTTEESSDKEIKDSADTSGAQNQTDQPVSEPGNQSTEPTAEESSEPTSEPEEAPEQPSEPAETAADEAAETSEATEPASSDANGVSTSEPSESVEPQEEPRRIPGPVADDGKDAKWFVVHTYSGHEAKVAATLKQRVDAQHLQDKILDILVPTQEKIEIKEGKKNTVKEKLFPGYLLIRMILDDNTWLAVRTTPGITSFVGNFNRPTPIPEEEVTSIKRFMQMEAPKFKTAFSIGEAVKIVDGPFSEFLGSISEIDEEKGKLKLMVSIFGRETPVELDFLQVAKL